A single region of the Streptomyces caelestis genome encodes:
- a CDS encoding TadE/TadG family type IV pilus assembly protein yields the protein MAYVRRERDRGQVAIEYIGFLPILLLVAMAAVQLGLIAYTAQQAGTAARAGARSASLDGPHEGDCQAAVSDWLAKTTRCPASYGGDEVTVTAEITIPSIIPGKGDFGTARKTATMPLDH from the coding sequence ATGGCGTACGTCCGCAGAGAGCGCGACCGCGGCCAAGTGGCCATCGAGTACATAGGGTTCCTGCCGATCCTGCTGCTCGTCGCCATGGCGGCCGTACAGCTGGGGCTGATCGCGTACACGGCGCAGCAGGCGGGGACGGCGGCCCGGGCGGGGGCGCGCAGTGCCTCGCTGGACGGGCCGCACGAAGGGGACTGCCAAGCCGCGGTGAGCGACTGGCTGGCCAAGACCACCCGATGCCCCGCGTCGTACGGCGGCGACGAGGTCACGGTCACCGCCGAGATCACCATCCCGTCGATCATCCCGGGCAAGGGCGACTTCGGCACGGCCCGCAAGACCGCCACGATGCCGCTCGACCACTGA
- a CDS encoding Nramp family divalent metal transporter yields the protein MADTTGNTTDHEASRHPSQRKASWKYIGPGIVVAATGVGAGDLVATLIAGSNFGYTLLWAAIIGCLVKISLAEAAGRWHLSTGRTLFDGWASLGRWTTWFFAVYVVVWGFVYGAAAMSSSALPLQALFPDVMDLKWWGIACGLVGLVFVWFNKYAVFEKVMTVLVGVMFLVTVYLAIRVTPNIPDAFAGLLPVLPDEKDSILNTLGLIGGVGGTITLAAYGYWVNAKGWTDTGWMKVMRLDNRVAYATTGIFVIAMLFVGAELLHSANVAIASGDKGLIQLGDILEKEYGTATAKFFLIGFFATSFTSLIGVWHGVSLMFADFVARLSGKGQAKGEEVASGTRERSWPFRAYLLWLTFPPMILLFEGQPFRLIIIYGVLGAAFLPFLAGTLIWLLNSSRTPREWRNGPLSNAMLAVAGLLFLILCVKQIWDQPWGEFF from the coding sequence ATGGCGGACACCACGGGAAACACCACGGACCACGAGGCGTCGAGACACCCCTCGCAGCGCAAGGCGAGTTGGAAGTACATCGGCCCGGGGATCGTCGTCGCGGCGACGGGCGTCGGTGCCGGTGACCTGGTCGCCACGCTGATCGCTGGCAGCAACTTCGGCTACACGCTCCTGTGGGCCGCGATCATCGGCTGCCTGGTGAAGATCTCCCTGGCCGAGGCGGCGGGCCGCTGGCATCTGTCCACGGGCCGCACCCTGTTCGACGGCTGGGCCAGCCTCGGCCGCTGGACCACCTGGTTCTTCGCCGTCTACGTCGTGGTCTGGGGCTTCGTCTACGGCGCGGCGGCGATGTCGTCGAGCGCGCTGCCGCTCCAGGCGCTGTTCCCCGATGTGATGGACCTGAAGTGGTGGGGCATCGCCTGCGGCCTGGTCGGTCTGGTCTTCGTCTGGTTCAACAAGTACGCGGTGTTCGAGAAGGTCATGACGGTCCTGGTGGGCGTCATGTTCCTGGTGACGGTGTACCTGGCGATCCGCGTCACGCCCAACATCCCCGACGCCTTCGCGGGCCTCCTCCCGGTGCTGCCCGACGAGAAGGACTCGATCCTGAACACCCTGGGCCTGATCGGCGGCGTCGGCGGCACGATCACCCTCGCGGCCTACGGTTACTGGGTCAACGCCAAGGGCTGGACCGACACCGGCTGGATGAAGGTCATGCGCCTGGACAACCGCGTCGCCTACGCCACGACCGGCATCTTCGTGATCGCCATGCTCTTCGTGGGCGCGGAGCTCCTGCACTCGGCGAACGTCGCGATCGCGAGCGGCGACAAGGGCCTGATCCAGCTGGGCGACATCCTGGAGAAGGAGTACGGCACGGCGACGGCGAAGTTCTTCCTGATCGGGTTCTTCGCCACGTCCTTCACCTCCCTGATCGGCGTCTGGCACGGCGTCAGCCTGATGTTCGCCGACTTCGTGGCCCGCCTGTCGGGCAAGGGCCAGGCCAAGGGCGAGGAGGTCGCCTCGGGGACACGCGAACGCTCCTGGCCCTTCCGCGCCTACCTGCTCTGGCTGACCTTCCCGCCCATGATCCTCCTCTTCGAGGGCCAGCCCTTCCGGCTGATCATCATCTACGGCGTCCTCGGCGCGGCCTTCCTGCCCTTCCTCGCCGGCACCCTGATCTGGCTCCTGAACTCCTCCCGTACCCCCAGGGAGTGGCGCAACGGCCCGCTCAGCAACGCGATGCTCGCCGTCGCGGGCCTGCTGTTCCTGATCCTGTGCGTGAAGCAGATCTGGGACCAGCCGTGGGGGGAGTTCTTCTAG
- a CDS encoding pilus assembly protein, with amino-acid sequence MPRSARRRDDGQVTIEFLGMMPTIIVTLVVLWQLVLVGYTFTLAGNAADEAVRAGTAAEPGERDAACRAAGLDKLSDAWRAGAEVGCTTGGGYVTSDVKLEVPVLFPGTVSVPLPVKGHAGAVEEAK; translated from the coding sequence ATGCCCAGGTCCGCGAGACGGCGGGACGACGGCCAGGTCACCATCGAGTTCCTCGGCATGATGCCGACGATCATCGTGACGCTGGTGGTGCTGTGGCAGCTCGTGCTGGTGGGCTACACCTTCACGCTCGCGGGGAATGCCGCCGATGAGGCGGTGCGGGCGGGGACGGCGGCGGAGCCGGGTGAGCGGGATGCCGCGTGCCGGGCAGCGGGACTGGACAAGCTGTCGGACGCGTGGAGGGCCGGCGCCGAGGTGGGCTGCACCACCGGTGGCGGCTATGTCACCTCCGACGTCAAGCTCGAGGTCCCCGTCCTCTTCCCGGGCACGGTCTCCGTCCCGCTCCCGGTCAAGGGCCACGCCGGCGCGGTCGAGGAGGCGAAGTGA
- a CDS encoding AAA family ATPase: protein MPTRILPAVGDADAVRSITTLLSQLPDAEPVAPVVDSTQLIDTLARLAAESVDELPEVVVVHERIGPVPALELIREVALRFPAVGVILVTSDASPGLFQAAMDYGARGLVALPLSYEELASRVQAVAQWSVGVRRHLGAGADVFTGVGGTVVTVSGAKGGVGTTLTAIQLALAAQASGRSTALVDMDLQTGDVASYLDVQFRRSVVDLAAITDISPRVLADAVFRHDTGIALLLAPAEGERGEDVTDRATRQIVSALRSRYEVVVIDCGAQLNGAGAAAVEMADRALLITTPDVVAVRGAKRAVRMWDRLQIRKAEETTIVVNRYSRGTEIQPPLIQKITGTAVAATAVPANFKELQSVVDAGRIHELESKSSVKQALWGLAGELGLVKVPEGAQKAGRLRGDRGSVSFRRRKDGGG, encoded by the coding sequence ATGCCCACGAGGATCCTCCCGGCAGTCGGCGACGCGGACGCGGTCCGTTCCATCACGACTCTGCTCAGCCAGCTCCCCGACGCCGAGCCGGTCGCCCCGGTGGTCGACTCGACCCAGCTCATCGACACGCTCGCGCGCCTGGCCGCCGAGTCGGTCGACGAGCTGCCCGAGGTCGTGGTGGTGCACGAGCGGATCGGCCCCGTCCCCGCGCTGGAGCTGATCCGCGAAGTCGCCCTGCGCTTCCCGGCCGTCGGCGTCATCCTCGTCACCTCGGACGCGAGCCCCGGCCTGTTCCAGGCCGCCATGGACTACGGCGCCCGGGGCCTGGTCGCCCTGCCCCTGAGCTACGAGGAACTGGCCAGCCGCGTCCAGGCGGTCGCCCAGTGGTCCGTCGGCGTACGGCGGCACCTGGGCGCCGGCGCCGACGTGTTCACCGGCGTCGGAGGCACGGTGGTCACGGTGAGCGGAGCCAAGGGCGGCGTGGGCACCACCTTGACGGCGATCCAGCTGGCCCTCGCAGCCCAGGCCTCCGGCCGCAGCACGGCGCTGGTCGACATGGACCTCCAGACCGGTGATGTCGCCTCCTACCTGGACGTCCAGTTCCGCCGCTCCGTGGTCGACCTGGCCGCCATCACGGACATCTCCCCGCGCGTCCTGGCCGACGCGGTCTTCCGCCACGACACCGGCATCGCGCTGCTGCTCGCCCCCGCCGAGGGGGAGCGCGGCGAGGACGTCACCGACCGCGCCACCCGCCAGATCGTCAGTGCCCTGCGCTCCCGCTACGAGGTCGTCGTCATCGACTGCGGCGCCCAGCTGAACGGGGCGGGTGCGGCCGCCGTGGAGATGGCCGACAGGGCCCTGCTGATCACGACGCCGGACGTGGTCGCGGTACGGGGCGCCAAGCGGGCGGTGCGGATGTGGGACCGGCTCCAGATCCGCAAGGCGGAGGAGACGACCATCGTCGTCAACCGGTACTCGCGCGGTACGGAGATCCAGCCGCCGCTGATCCAGAAGATCACCGGCACGGCCGTCGCGGCCACCGCGGTCCCCGCCAACTTCAAGGAACTGCAGAGTGTCGTGGACGCGGGCCGCATCCACGAACTGGAGAGCAAGAGCTCGGTGAAGCAGGCCCTGTGGGGCCTGGCCGGCGAACTGGGGCTGGTCAAGGTGCCCGAGGGCGCCCAGAAGGCGGGCCGGCTGCGGGGGGACCGGGGGTCGGTGAGCTTCCGGCGGCGCAAGGACGGAGGGGGATGA
- the cpaB gene encoding Flp pilus assembly protein CpaB produces MNSRQRRGVILLLLSVVCALGAFTGVLSVISDVKSKVGPEVTAYRLKSDVPPYTTLNTSQFEKIKMPERWLSGNAVTDLREIQGKIAVTTLQAGSLLQSDMIVRRPALQPGQQEVAIMIDAATGVAGKITPGSSVNVYATFEGKREGDPDQSKIIVTNAKVLDVGQLTALKPDENNRNQQPTDAVPITFALSAIDAQRITYAESFAQRVRLALVAPGSDTTVPEQDRTYELAKDK; encoded by the coding sequence ATGAACTCCCGTCAGCGCCGCGGCGTGATTCTCCTGCTCCTGTCGGTCGTCTGCGCCCTCGGCGCCTTCACCGGCGTGCTGTCCGTCATCAGTGACGTGAAGTCCAAGGTGGGCCCCGAGGTCACCGCCTACCGGCTGAAGTCCGACGTGCCGCCCTACACGACCCTCAACACGAGTCAGTTCGAGAAGATCAAGATGCCCGAACGGTGGCTGTCGGGCAACGCCGTCACCGACCTGCGCGAGATCCAGGGCAAGATCGCCGTGACCACGCTGCAAGCGGGCTCCCTGCTCCAGTCCGACATGATCGTCCGTCGGCCGGCCCTCCAGCCCGGCCAGCAGGAGGTCGCCATCATGATCGACGCGGCGACCGGCGTGGCCGGCAAGATCACGCCCGGCTCCTCGGTCAACGTCTACGCCACCTTCGAGGGCAAGCGCGAGGGCGACCCCGACCAGTCGAAGATCATCGTGACGAACGCCAAGGTCCTCGACGTCGGTCAGCTGACCGCCCTGAAGCCGGACGAGAACAACCGCAACCAGCAGCCCACCGACGCCGTCCCGATCACCTTCGCGCTGTCCGCCATAGACGCCCAGCGCATCACCTACGCCGAGTCGTTCGCCCAGCGGGTCCGGCTCGCCCTCGTCGCGCCCGGCAGCGACACCACCGTCCCGGAGCAGGACCGGACGTACGAGCTCGCGAAGGACAAGTGA
- a CDS encoding M14 family metallopeptidase, whose translation MRLRIRGSGARTGRRTAALAALLALALAAPLSATTTDATADSARKAAPSADDVRQYEIHMHSTAKDRTALQRTGVTVDEAHGHGVVVSGRADQIKKLRALGYEVTPLGAVPDRSAGEDDIRIHDFPSADSRYHNYAEMTSEINSIVSANPSIASQRVIGKSYQGRNIVAVKISDNVGSDESEPEVLFTHHQHAREHLTVEMALYLLRELTSDYGSDSRVTGLVNSREIWIVPDINPDGGEYDIATGSYRSWRKNRQPNSGSSYVGTDLNRNWNYRWGCCGGSSGSTSSDTYRGSAPESAPEVKVVADFVRSRVVGGVQQIKAGIDFHTYSELVLWPFGYTYSDTATGMTADDNAAFKAVGQKMAASNGYTAEQASDLYITDGSIDDYLWGTHKIFGYTFEMYPRSGGGGFYPPDEVIERETSRNRDAVLQLLENADCMYRSIGKESQYCG comes from the coding sequence ATGCGACTCCGCATACGAGGCTCCGGTGCCCGCACCGGAAGACGCACCGCCGCCCTCGCCGCCCTCCTCGCACTCGCCCTCGCGGCACCCCTCTCCGCGACGACGACCGACGCCACCGCCGACAGCGCCCGCAAGGCGGCCCCGTCGGCCGACGACGTCCGGCAGTACGAGATCCACATGCACTCGACGGCCAAGGACCGCACGGCACTTCAGCGCACCGGCGTGACCGTGGACGAGGCCCACGGCCACGGTGTCGTCGTCTCCGGACGCGCGGACCAGATCAAGAAGCTGCGCGCGCTGGGCTACGAGGTCACCCCGCTCGGCGCGGTGCCCGACCGGTCCGCCGGCGAGGACGACATCCGGATCCACGACTTCCCGTCCGCCGACTCGCGCTACCACAACTACGCGGAGATGACGAGCGAGATCAACTCGATCGTCTCGGCCAACCCCTCCATCGCCAGCCAGCGTGTGATCGGCAAGTCGTACCAGGGCCGGAACATCGTCGCCGTCAAGATCAGCGACAACGTGGGCAGCGACGAGTCCGAGCCGGAAGTGCTGTTCACGCACCACCAGCACGCCCGTGAGCACCTCACCGTCGAGATGGCGCTCTACCTGCTGCGCGAGCTGACCTCCGACTACGGCTCCGACTCACGCGTCACCGGCCTGGTGAACAGCCGTGAGATCTGGATCGTCCCGGACATCAACCCGGACGGCGGCGAGTACGACATCGCGACCGGGTCGTACCGCTCGTGGCGCAAGAACCGCCAGCCCAACAGCGGCAGTTCGTACGTCGGTACGGACCTCAACCGCAACTGGAACTACCGCTGGGGCTGCTGCGGCGGCTCCTCCGGCTCGACGTCATCCGACACCTACCGGGGCTCCGCGCCCGAGTCCGCGCCCGAGGTCAAGGTCGTCGCCGACTTCGTGCGCAGCCGGGTCGTCGGCGGGGTGCAGCAGATCAAGGCCGGCATCGACTTCCACACCTACAGCGAGCTGGTGCTGTGGCCGTTCGGCTACACGTACTCCGACACGGCCACCGGGATGACCGCGGACGACAACGCGGCGTTCAAGGCGGTCGGGCAGAAGATGGCCGCGAGCAACGGGTACACGGCGGAGCAGGCCAGCGACCTGTACATCACGGACGGGTCGATCGACGACTACCTCTGGGGCACGCACAAGATCTTCGGCTACACCTTCGAAATGTATCCGAGGTCCGGCGGTGGCGGGTTCTACCCGCCCGACGAGGTGATCGAGCGGGAGACCTCCCGTAACCGGGACGCGGTGTTGCAACTGCTGGAGAACGCCGACTGCATGTACCGGTCGATCGGAAAGGAAAGCCAGTACTGCGGCTAG
- a CDS encoding ATP-binding protein, with protein MLRLSGPPPPGPDATYGPFPQPPLGAGHLSVEFAPEPSAVREARARVRRQLEGWGLAERGEVADVAELLVGELATHALVHAESRFRLTLFAAHGVLRCEVADTERRVPRVLEFELGTCGSDGCGRRQT; from the coding sequence ATGCTGCGACTCTCCGGGCCCCCACCTCCCGGACCCGACGCCACGTACGGCCCGTTCCCGCAACCACCCCTGGGAGCAGGCCACCTGAGCGTCGAGTTCGCCCCCGAGCCCTCCGCCGTCCGCGAGGCACGCGCTCGGGTGCGCAGGCAGTTGGAGGGATGGGGGCTGGCGGAGCGCGGGGAGGTGGCGGACGTGGCGGAACTGCTCGTCGGCGAACTGGCCACCCACGCGCTGGTGCACGCCGAGAGCCGCTTCCGGCTCACCCTCTTCGCCGCGCACGGCGTACTGCGCTGCGAGGTCGCCGACACGGAACGCCGCGTGCCCCGGGTGCTGGAGTTCGAGCTCGGCACGTGCGGATCGGACGGCTGTGGTCGGCGACAGACGTGA
- a CDS encoding MEDS domain-containing protein, translating to MTTRQPPTPAAFDHRMAVFDTDDGFVAAALPFLGEGLAAPGEPPPVAIADPRNLDLLRDALGGDAKDVTCIPHTDWYTGSAANAVAQAASYLTAHAGPGGRIHLLMEPVWSGRAGRSARETTEWIRYEALANLLFAPMATTALCAYDTRTAGPAVVAAARRAHPGTDVYQDPVRLAAELDAAPLPLPPGGAQPLPEPYAAAVQGWAEARGLPAADAELFATAVAETAAALAPLDGTALLWGEAPACVCELRSARPVGDPLAGFVPPPPTGPEPGPGLWYARQVCAYVDIRDDAAGATVRLQYA from the coding sequence ATGACCACCCGACAGCCCCCCACACCCGCCGCGTTCGACCACCGCATGGCCGTCTTCGACACCGACGACGGCTTCGTGGCCGCCGCCCTGCCCTTCCTCGGCGAAGGCCTCGCCGCCCCCGGCGAACCACCCCCCGTGGCCATCGCCGACCCCCGCAACCTGGACCTGCTGCGGGACGCCCTCGGCGGGGACGCGAAGGACGTCACCTGCATCCCGCACACCGACTGGTACACCGGCTCCGCCGCCAACGCCGTCGCCCAGGCCGCCTCGTATCTCACCGCCCACGCCGGCCCCGGCGGCCGGATCCACCTCCTCATGGAACCCGTCTGGAGCGGCCGCGCCGGCCGCTCGGCCCGCGAGACCACCGAGTGGATCCGCTACGAGGCCCTGGCCAACCTCCTCTTCGCGCCCATGGCCACGACCGCCCTGTGCGCGTACGACACCCGCACCGCCGGTCCCGCCGTCGTCGCCGCGGCCCGCCGCGCCCACCCCGGCACGGACGTGTACCAGGACCCGGTGCGGCTCGCGGCCGAACTCGACGCCGCACCGCTGCCGCTGCCCCCGGGCGGCGCGCAGCCCCTGCCGGAGCCGTATGCCGCTGCCGTGCAGGGCTGGGCGGAGGCCCGGGGGCTTCCCGCCGCCGACGCCGAGTTGTTCGCCACGGCCGTCGCGGAGACGGCGGCCGCCCTGGCGCCCCTCGACGGCACCGCCCTGCTGTGGGGCGAGGCGCCCGCCTGCGTGTGCGAGCTGCGCTCGGCCCGCCCCGTCGGCGACCCGCTCGCCGGCTTCGTCCCGCCCCCGCCCACCGGCCCGGAACCCGGCCCGGGCCTGTGGTACGCGCGCCAGGTCTGCGCGTACGTGGACATCCGTGACGACGCCGCAGGAGCCACGGTCCGCCTCCAGTACGCGTGA
- a CDS encoding RidA family protein has translation MTDKTALTPKTHTTPPAKFSHGVKKGNILQVAGQVGFLPAEEGKPPTPAGPTLREQTLQTLANVRAILQEGGAGWDDAMMIRVYLTDVAHFAEFNEIYDAYFEEQGLTQPPAARTTVYVGLPAGLLVEIDALAVLG, from the coding sequence ATGACGGACAAGACCGCACTCACCCCCAAGACCCACACCACCCCGCCGGCGAAGTTCTCGCACGGTGTGAAGAAGGGCAACATCCTCCAGGTGGCCGGCCAGGTCGGCTTCCTGCCCGCGGAGGAGGGCAAGCCGCCCACGCCCGCCGGCCCGACCCTGCGCGAGCAGACCCTCCAGACCCTGGCCAACGTCAGGGCCATCCTTCAGGAGGGCGGCGCCGGCTGGGACGACGCGATGATGATCCGCGTCTACCTCACCGACGTGGCCCACTTCGCCGAGTTCAACGAGATCTACGACGCGTACTTCGAGGAGCAGGGCCTGACCCAGCCGCCCGCCGCGCGCACGACGGTCTACGTCGGCCTGCCCGCGGGCCTCCTCGTCGAGATCGACGCGCTGGCCGTCCTCGGCTGA
- a CDS encoding IclR family transcriptional regulator: MSQTVDRALSILPLLAEGPADLGQVADRLGVHKSTALRLLRTLHEHGLVYRQSDQRYRLGALLFALAQEAMENLDVREIAYPHLVRLNESCGHTVHLAVYEENEVLYIDKVESRSPVRMYSRIGKPVAITVAAVAKLLLADLPEHERRAVAEKLDYPAYTARSTPDATAFLRELEKVREQGWATDLGGHEESINCVAAPIRGADGRVVAAMSVSAPNVVVTADELLTLLPLVRRTADAISGEYSGRTPVKGTE, encoded by the coding sequence CGCTCAGCATCCTGCCGCTGCTCGCCGAGGGTCCCGCCGACCTGGGGCAGGTCGCCGACCGCCTCGGCGTGCACAAGTCCACGGCCCTGCGCCTGCTGCGCACCCTCCACGAGCACGGCCTCGTCTACCGCCAGTCCGACCAGCGCTACCGCCTCGGCGCCCTCCTCTTCGCCCTCGCCCAGGAGGCGATGGAGAACCTCGACGTCCGCGAGATCGCCTATCCGCACCTGGTCCGCCTCAACGAGAGCTGCGGACACACCGTGCACCTCGCCGTGTACGAGGAGAACGAGGTCCTCTACATCGACAAGGTCGAGAGCCGCTCCCCGGTGCGGATGTACTCCCGCATCGGCAAGCCCGTCGCCATCACCGTCGCCGCGGTCGCGAAGCTGCTCCTGGCCGACCTGCCCGAGCACGAGCGGCGGGCGGTCGCGGAGAAGCTCGACTACCCCGCGTACACGGCCCGTTCGACACCCGACGCCACCGCGTTCCTGCGCGAGCTGGAGAAGGTGCGCGAACAGGGCTGGGCCACCGACCTCGGCGGCCACGAGGAGTCCATCAACTGCGTCGCGGCGCCCATCCGCGGCGCCGACGGCCGGGTCGTCGCCGCGATGTCGGTGTCCGCGCCGAACGTCGTCGTCACCGCCGACGAACTCCTCACCCTCCTGCCGCTGGTGCGCCGTACGGCGGACGCCATCAGCGGCGAGTACTCCGGCAGAACACCAGTGAAGGGCACCGAATGA
- a CDS encoding LuxR C-terminal-related transcriptional regulator produces the protein MADRLVIARRTAEGHVERILSKLGFSNRSQIAAWGTAQR, from the coding sequence ATCGCCGACCGACTGGTGATCGCCCGCCGCACCGCCGAAGGCCATGTGGAACGCATCCTCAGCAAGCTCGGCTTCAGCAACCGCAGCCAGATCGCCGCCTGGGGGACGGCCCAGCGCTGA